Proteins encoded by one window of Molothrus ater isolate BHLD 08-10-18 breed brown headed cowbird chromosome 12, BPBGC_Mater_1.1, whole genome shotgun sequence:
- the LOC118691237 gene encoding dual specificity protein phosphatase 22-A-like isoform X2: protein MGTGMSKIVTGLYLGNIRDSEDHEKLLSKGVTHILSVHSGAKPVLEDMTYLCISASDSSSQNLLQHFKECIQFIHECRLAGGGCLVHCLAGVSRSSTLLVAYLMTVTELGWQSCLAATRAVRSYASPNPGFQQQLQEYESTLLHEYRAWIRREYGRNPFQDQEELQRLLGQQQQQPGGRDCSRLPCPAPTLSPPCRAGDTAGGSGWMSR from the exons ATGGGGACTGGAATGAGCAAG ATTGTCACCGGCCTCTACCTGGGGAATATTCGTG ACTCTGAGGACCATGAGAAGCTGCTGAGCAAGGGGGTGACCCACATCCTGTCCGTGCACAGCGGCGCCAAGCCCGTGCTGGAG GACATGACCTATCTGTGTATCTCAGCCTCGGATTCATCCAGTCAAAACCT gctgcagcacttCAAGGAGTGCATCCAGTTCATCCACGAGTGCCGGCTCGCAGGGGGAGGCTGCCTGGTGCACtg cctggccgGGGTGTCCCGCAGCAGCACCCTGCTGGTGGCATACCTGATGACAGTGacggagctgggctggcagagctgcctggctgccACCAGGGCCGTCCGCTCCTACGCCAGCCCCAACCCtggcttccagcagcagctgcaggagtaTGAGAGCACCCTGCTGCACGAG TACCGCGCCTGGATCCGCCGGGAATACGGCAGGAACCCCTTCCAGgaccaggaggagctgcagcgtctgctggggcagcagcagcagcagcccgggGGCAGGGATTGCTCCCGGCTCCCTTGCCCGGCTCCCACCTTGTCCCCTCCGTGCCGCGCAGGTGACACCGCTGGTGGCAGCGGGTGGATGAGCAGATAA
- the LOC118691237 gene encoding dual specificity protein phosphatase 22-A-like isoform X1, translating into MGTGMSKIVTGLYLGNIRDSEDHEKLLSKGVTHILSVHSGAKPVLEDMTYLCISASDSSSQNLLQHFKECIQFIHECRLAGGGCLVHWIPSLTGSSWPSLAGVSRSSTLLVAYLMTVTELGWQSCLAATRAVRSYASPNPGFQQQLQEYESTLLHEYRAWIRREYGRNPFQDQEELQRLLGQQQQQPGGRDCSRLPCPAPTLSPPCRAGDTAGGSGWMSR; encoded by the exons ATGGGGACTGGAATGAGCAAG ATTGTCACCGGCCTCTACCTGGGGAATATTCGTG ACTCTGAGGACCATGAGAAGCTGCTGAGCAAGGGGGTGACCCACATCCTGTCCGTGCACAGCGGCGCCAAGCCCGTGCTGGAG GACATGACCTATCTGTGTATCTCAGCCTCGGATTCATCCAGTCAAAACCT gctgcagcacttCAAGGAGTGCATCCAGTTCATCCACGAGTGCCGGCTCGCAGGGGGAGGCTGCCTGGTGCACtg gatcccatccctgactggctcctcctggcccagcctggccgGGGTGTCCCGCAGCAGCACCCTGCTGGTGGCATACCTGATGACAGTGacggagctgggctggcagagctgcctggctgccACCAGGGCCGTCCGCTCCTACGCCAGCCCCAACCCtggcttccagcagcagctgcaggagtaTGAGAGCACCCTGCTGCACGAG TACCGCGCCTGGATCCGCCGGGAATACGGCAGGAACCCCTTCCAGgaccaggaggagctgcagcgtctgctggggcagcagcagcagcagcccgggGGCAGGGATTGCTCCCGGCTCCCTTGCCCGGCTCCCACCTTGTCCCCTCCGTGCCGCGCAGGTGACACCGCTGGTGGCAGCGGGTGGATGAGCAGATAA